The stretch of DNA TCTTCATTTGAAGATGATAATAAGCAAGAAATTGAAGATTCTGTTTTCATAAAAAGTGAATCTCTTGAAAATTCCCCTCCCACTGAAACAAATCAAAAACGTCGACGCAAAAATCGTCACGATGAAATGACTGATCATTCTCTCTCCGCTATTGATAAAAAAGAAGATACCTTGAGTGATGATTCTTATCGTCGAGGACGCCGTCGAGGACGTCGTGGTGGTCGACGCAATCAAGATAATAGTTTTCATCAGATTCGCGTTCCTTACGCAGAACCAGTAGGAGATTTTGCTAAGCAAGCTTTAGCAGAAATTAAAGCAGCGCACCGCAAACGTCGTGTTCCATCTGCTAAATCTTCTAAACTTGAAGAAATAAAAAATGATACACAAGCTCTCGCTGTACAACAGCAAGATGAAGCGACAAAAGTTGATACAAGTGTTAAAACTAAAAAACGTAAAACACGTTCTTCAAAGGCAGTAGACAATAATCTTTCTCTAGAGAATGATCAAAATGTCGCCGAAGAAAAACCTACAAACAGTTCAGTCCGTAAAATTAAAACAAAAAAAGCAGGTAAATCTGTCCATGAGGGAGAGGATAAAACTCCTGAAAATGGTAAGAAATCAACACGTAGAACACGTAAAAAATCATCCTCTAAAGAAACAACAGAAATACAAAAAACATTAGAGGCAGTCAGTATAATGGAGGTGGGGGAAGTTATCGAATCCTCTCCTTCCCAAATTGAAAAAACGATTAACCAACCCATTGTTATCTCATCAGAATCTAATGATGCTCCTAAAACTGCACGTATTGGTTGGTGGAAACGTAGAACTCTTTCAAAAAATTAACAATTAAAAAAACCGCCACAAAAAATTGTGGCGGTTTGAATAACAGAAAAAGTTTCAATAAATTCCGTATTATTTTTGTTTTGCTTTCTCTTGCTCAGCCCGCATACGCTCTTCAATTTCTTTTTGATTGGATTGAATGGCTTGCTGCAGCTTTATTTGCTCTTGTTGGAAATCTTTTTCTTCCATACCAGGACCGGTATACGCAGCTGTAAATCCATTAAGAGAAAATTCAATAGGATTAGCTGAACCACGGAAATTAACTGTGGTTACAACCATTTTTGTACCACTTTTCATAGCTGCGATAAGCTTATCATCTAAGACATCATTAGCAATACAACTTGGTCCATTACAAATGATATAAGGAATTTTTTTAGAGAAGCCATCACCTATTTGAATGTTAACACCTTCTGGTAAAAAACGACCTGTAGGTACTTGAATACCTATACGTTTTTCATTTTGTTTCCCTTTTATTTCAACAAGATTAAAAGCCGTTAAAGGTTGTCCCGTATTCGATAATACAGTATTCATTGTATTACAAATATCAACATCATGCTGCTTACTGCAAACTTTGTACCAACCTTGCGATAAAGTTTGCGCATTTGCAGAAATACCAGCTATAAGAAAAAGGGCAGCCGCTCCAACTAATACTGAAACAGCAGAATAGACATTTTTATGCGACATGATTAAGTTAATCCTTTCAACGCGCTCTTAAGTAACTTAAAAAAATATTAAATATAACTTCAACTTAAATTTATTAAATTATAATGAAATAATACTTAATTTTATCATTTTTACTTCAATATTAAAAAAAAAGTCAAATTTAGAGAAAAAACTACGATAAGCCATTTAAATTTTTATACACTCAATATAGCATTCCCCTCTTTATCACATGGGTGTTTGATGGAATTTATCCATAAAACATCTTTGTGCGTCTGCGCTAAGATTGCATAAACGAATCAATATTGCAATATCAATTAAAGTAAACTCCTATACTATTCTAAAAATCTTACGAATTTAAACATTTACTACTCTTAAGCTGTAAGGCTTTAGCAACAAATATTGCAATGCATGAAATTCCAAAATATCGGATAAAATCTTAATATTTTTATCTGTTCCTCGTATAAATGAAAAGGATAAAGCTAACCTATAAGGATAATTGATGAACTAAATCCATTCTTAATCTGCAGCTTAAAAAATTGTAAAAGAATTTTTTCTGTAAACAATTTTCTATCATTGTTTATGAAACAATAGTAGTATGCTTTTGTTATAAAGAATCTTTCGTAATAAAACCTTTATATTTATAGCTTTTGGCAGCAAAAGCTGAGTTTTAAAATACGTGACTAAGAAATTAATTTTTCTTAATTTGACGACACATTTTTTCAGACAAAAAATCTATAGCTGATGAAAACATTTTTATAATAAACTTCCTTTAGAAGAGAATAACATATTAATCTATAAG from Bartonella tribocorum CIP 105476 encodes:
- a CDS encoding invasion associated locus B family protein, which gives rise to MSHKNVYSAVSVLVGAAALFLIAGISANAQTLSQGWYKVCSKQHDVDICNTMNTVLSNTGQPLTAFNLVEIKGKQNEKRIGIQVPTGRFLPEGVNIQIGDGFSKKIPYIICNGPSCIANDVLDDKLIAAMKSGTKMVVTTVNFRGSANPIEFSLNGFTAAYTGPGMEEKDFQQEQIKLQQAIQSNQKEIEERMRAEQEKAKQK